The proteins below come from a single Natrinema sp. SYSU A 869 genomic window:
- a CDS encoding DUF357 domain-containing protein, translating into MAADLEEKTNRYGELLAAALEEATIAPPEGTPMANAAADCYEMAASYLDDGNHFQEHDDLVNALASFSYGHAWLDAGARVGLFDVPREGHLFTVD; encoded by the coding sequence ATGGCTGCCGATCTCGAGGAGAAGACGAATCGGTACGGCGAACTGCTCGCGGCGGCGCTCGAGGAGGCCACGATCGCACCCCCTGAGGGAACTCCGATGGCTAACGCGGCCGCCGACTGTTACGAGATGGCGGCGTCGTACCTGGACGATGGCAATCACTTTCAGGAGCACGATGACCTTGTCAATGCACTCGCGTCATTTTCCTACGGGCACGCGTGGCTCGATGCGGGAGCACGCGTCGGGTTGTTCGACGTACCGAGAGAGGGGCATCTCTTCACCGTCGACTAG
- a CDS encoding DNA glycosylase: protein METGTIPIDDLGGGFDLYRTLESGQSYLWRRADGEMYTDTPAPDAWYATVVEGNVIRVRARDGHLEWESTADAEPTVRRLLRLDDDLEAIVAAGPDDALLREAYEAHRGMRLVQDPPFGCLISFICSAQMRVGRIHTMVSTLAREYGDEITFDGESYHAFPTPEQLATATEAELRDLGLGYRAPYVVRTAEMVAGGEAHPAEARDLEYEAAREYLTRFVGVGDKVADCVLLFSLGFDEAVPLDTWLKSAIEEYYPDCDRGSYAATSRALRERLGGEYAGYAQTYVFHHLRTGD from the coding sequence ATGGAGACGGGGACCATCCCAATCGACGATCTCGGTGGTGGATTCGACCTATATAGAACGCTCGAGAGCGGCCAGAGCTACCTCTGGCGGCGCGCAGACGGCGAGATGTACACGGACACGCCGGCCCCCGATGCGTGGTACGCGACGGTCGTCGAGGGCAACGTAATCCGCGTCCGGGCCCGTGACGGACATCTCGAGTGGGAATCGACGGCCGACGCCGAGCCGACCGTTCGCCGACTGTTACGTCTCGACGACGACCTCGAGGCAATCGTCGCGGCCGGGCCGGACGATGCGTTGCTTCGCGAGGCCTACGAGGCCCATCGCGGAATGCGGCTCGTCCAAGACCCGCCCTTTGGCTGTCTAATATCATTTATCTGCTCGGCACAGATGCGAGTCGGTCGCATTCACACAATGGTCTCGACGCTGGCCCGCGAGTACGGCGACGAGATCACGTTCGACGGGGAGAGCTATCACGCGTTTCCGACGCCTGAACAGCTCGCGACCGCGACCGAAGCCGAACTTCGCGACCTCGGACTAGGATATCGAGCCCCCTACGTCGTCCGGACCGCCGAGATGGTCGCCGGCGGCGAGGCTCACCCGGCCGAAGCACGTGACCTCGAGTACGAAGCCGCGCGGGAGTACCTAACGCGGTTCGTCGGCGTCGGCGACAAGGTGGCCGACTGCGTGCTCCTCTTCTCGTTGGGCTTCGACGAGGCCGTCCCGTTGGATACGTGGCTCAAGTCGGCGATCGAGGAGTACTATCCCGATTGCGATCGCGGGTCCTACGCCGCAACCTCGCGGGCGCTTCGCGAACGGCTCGGTGGCGAGTATGCGGGGTACGCCCAGACGTACGTCTTTCATCACTTACGAACCGGCGACTGA
- a CDS encoding transcription initiation factor IIB, which produces MTDTSIRTYTNERETETEEESTAVSDEQEYCPECGGRLISDDEHAETVCTDCGLVVEEDEIDRGPEWRAFDAAEKDEKSRVGAPTTNMMHDQGLSTNIGWQDKDAYGRSLSSRQRQKMQRLRTWNERFRTRDSKERNLKQALGEIDRMASALGLPENVRETASVIYRRALEEDLLPGRSIEGVATSSLYAAARQAGTPRSLDEISAVSRVEKMELTRTYRYIIRELGLEVKPADPEHYVPRFVSDLDLSDETERMARELLESARQEGVHSGKSPVGLAAASVYAAALLTNEKVTQNEVSEVASISEVTIRNRYKELLEASDTAAPA; this is translated from the coding sequence ATGACAGACACTAGCATCCGAACCTATACGAACGAGCGAGAGACAGAAACTGAGGAGGAAAGCACAGCGGTATCCGACGAACAGGAATACTGTCCGGAGTGTGGCGGTCGACTGATCTCGGACGACGAACACGCCGAGACAGTCTGTACGGACTGCGGTCTCGTCGTCGAGGAAGACGAGATCGATCGCGGCCCTGAATGGCGTGCGTTCGACGCCGCCGAGAAAGACGAGAAGTCCCGCGTCGGTGCACCGACGACCAACATGATGCACGACCAGGGCCTCTCAACGAACATCGGCTGGCAGGACAAGGACGCCTATGGCCGCTCGCTCTCGAGTCGCCAGCGCCAGAAGATGCAGCGCCTACGCACCTGGAACGAGCGGTTCCGCACCCGTGACTCCAAGGAACGAAACCTGAAGCAAGCGCTGGGCGAGATCGATCGAATGGCCTCCGCGCTCGGCCTCCCCGAGAACGTCCGGGAAACAGCCAGCGTCATCTATCGGCGCGCACTCGAGGAGGACCTACTGCCGGGCCGCTCCATCGAAGGCGTCGCGACGTCCTCGCTGTACGCCGCGGCCCGACAGGCCGGCACACCGCGCAGTCTCGACGAGATTTCCGCGGTCTCCCGCGTCGAGAAGATGGAGCTGACCCGTACGTACCGCTACATCATTCGGGAACTCGGCCTTGAGGTCAAGCCGGCCGATCCCGAACACTACGTGCCGCGGTTCGTCAGCGACCTCGACCTCTCCGACGAGACCGAGCGCATGGCCCGCGAACTGCTCGAGTCGGCTCGTCAGGAGGGCGTCCACAGCGGGAAGTCCCCGGTCGGCCTCGCGGCCGCCTCGGTCTACGCCGCTGCCCTGCTGACCAACGAGAAGGTCACCCAAAACGAGGTCAGCGAAGTCGCGAGCATTTCCGAAGTGACCATCCGAAACCGGTACAAGGAACTGCTTGAGGCCTCGGACACCGCCGCACCTGCCTAA
- a CDS encoding DUF389 domain-containing protein — protein sequence MRLVQVFVPEAVRGDALRVLESEDLDYVRTDENSNEDNGELVTFPIPTQAVDHVLTSLREVGIEDDFIVVSSIETARTPRIEKLEERYVNGREEDDSIAREEIRTRALNMMPGRVTYYAMTVLSALVATAGLLLDSPAIVVGSMVIAPQVSAALTSTVGLVLDDRTMVRDGLSSLAIGLGVAILSAFAFAWVVRFSGAVPSTIDITAIAQVQNRISPGLLAIVVGVCAGAAGAFGLATAIPVSLVGVMIAVALLPAAAAVGIGLAWGHATVTLGAFVLVAVNAASILLAGLAVFLYLGYRPEGWTRGRLRENVSRDRVGTLVIVLALGTVAVTGAGIVLGQHVAFENDVHDEVRTVLSEDEYARLELVEVRTEFNDGGVVSDETSVTVVVQRPVDQPYPSLAETLKTALEDQTDREITVAVEFVDGATTADDAVGPSQ from the coding sequence GTGCGACTCGTTCAGGTATTCGTGCCGGAGGCGGTCCGGGGTGACGCGCTTCGCGTCCTCGAAAGTGAGGACCTCGATTACGTCCGAACTGACGAGAACAGTAACGAGGATAACGGCGAACTCGTGACCTTCCCGATCCCGACCCAGGCCGTCGATCACGTACTCACGTCACTGCGCGAGGTCGGGATCGAGGACGATTTCATCGTCGTCTCCTCGATCGAAACCGCTCGAACTCCGCGGATCGAGAAACTCGAGGAACGGTACGTCAACGGTCGGGAAGAGGACGATAGCATCGCCCGTGAAGAGATACGCACGCGGGCGCTGAATATGATGCCTGGTCGAGTCACCTACTACGCGATGACCGTCCTGAGCGCACTGGTCGCGACGGCGGGGCTGTTGCTCGACTCTCCGGCGATCGTTGTCGGGTCGATGGTGATCGCCCCGCAGGTCAGCGCAGCCCTCACTAGTACCGTCGGACTCGTACTCGACGATCGGACCATGGTCCGTGATGGCCTCTCGTCGCTAGCGATCGGGCTCGGCGTCGCGATCCTCAGCGCCTTCGCGTTCGCCTGGGTGGTCCGCTTCAGCGGTGCGGTTCCCTCGACGATCGATATCACGGCCATCGCACAGGTCCAGAACCGTATTTCGCCGGGCCTGCTCGCGATCGTCGTCGGTGTCTGTGCCGGAGCCGCGGGCGCGTTCGGCCTCGCAACGGCAATCCCTGTCTCGCTGGTCGGTGTAATGATCGCTGTCGCGCTGCTCCCGGCCGCCGCTGCAGTAGGAATCGGGTTGGCCTGGGGCCACGCGACCGTCACCCTCGGCGCGTTCGTCCTCGTCGCAGTCAACGCCGCCTCGATCCTGCTGGCAGGACTCGCCGTCTTCTTGTACCTCGGCTACCGGCCTGAGGGCTGGACACGAGGCCGACTCCGCGAGAACGTCTCTCGGGACCGGGTCGGCACGCTCGTCATCGTCCTCGCACTCGGTACGGTCGCCGTCACCGGTGCTGGCATCGTTCTCGGCCAGCACGTTGCCTTCGAAAACGATGTCCACGACGAGGTCAGAACCGTCCTCAGCGAGGACGAGTACGCTCGCCTCGAGTTGGTCGAGGTCCGAACCGAGTTCAACGACGGCGGCGTCGTCAGCGACGAGACGAGCGTCACCGTCGTTGTCCAGCGACCCGTGGACCAACCATATCCCTCTCTCGCTGAGACGCTCAAGACGGCACTCGAAGACCAAACCGACCGTGAAATAACGGTCGCCGTGGAATTCGTCGACGGCGCGACGACAGCGGACGACGCCGTCGGGCCGTCACAGTAA
- a CDS encoding acylphosphatase → MADRTRAHVFVSGTVQGVYYRANTRDTAREAGVDGWVKNLDDGRVEAIFEGPEDTVEEMIEWCHTGSPAANVEGVEAEYEEPQGEDGFEILY, encoded by the coding sequence ATGGCAGATCGAACACGTGCACACGTTTTCGTCTCGGGGACGGTACAGGGCGTCTACTACCGCGCGAACACCCGCGATACGGCACGAGAGGCGGGAGTCGACGGCTGGGTGAAGAATCTGGACGACGGACGGGTCGAGGCGATCTTCGAGGGCCCCGAAGACACCGTCGAGGAGATGATCGAGTGGTGCCACACGGGCAGTCCCGCGGCTAACGTCGAGGGTGTCGAGGCTGAGTACGAGGAACCACAGGGAGAGGACGGCTTCGAAATTCTGTACTGA
- a CDS encoding DUF555 domain-containing protein: MNCRVVVEAAVPVFDVETEDEAIRIAISKTGEMLNPDLNYVEINMSERTSPSGEELPPAFIAADEALVALELEMTVFNVEREEHASRIARKEIGQLLENIPLEVIQIDVLEDEDDEAGESSDESSDDDQADEETEAASTSDAGTDDEDDEEILPEFEDLVE, encoded by the coding sequence ATGAATTGCAGGGTTGTCGTCGAAGCTGCCGTGCCGGTATTCGACGTTGAAACGGAAGACGAGGCGATCCGTATCGCCATCTCGAAGACGGGCGAGATGTTGAACCCTGACCTTAATTACGTCGAGATCAACATGAGCGAGCGTACCTCGCCATCGGGAGAGGAACTCCCACCCGCGTTCATCGCGGCCGACGAAGCTCTCGTCGCGCTCGAACTGGAGATGACCGTCTTCAACGTTGAGCGCGAGGAACACGCCTCGCGTATCGCACGAAAAGAGATCGGCCAACTCCTCGAGAATATCCCGCTCGAGGTTATACAGATCGACGTACTGGAAGACGAGGATGACGAAGCGGGGGAGTCGAGCGACGAGTCGTCGGACGACGATCAGGCGGACGAGGAGACCGAGGCAGCGAGCACCTCGGACGCAGGGACTGACGACGAAGACGATGAGGAAATCCTCCCCGAATTCGAGGATCTCGTCGAGTAG
- a CDS encoding mRNA cleavage and polyadenylation specificity factor-like protein, translating to MTVRRRDGIHFERERDEPGVVADTRSTVGAINVVSHAHADHTFRTTPETVVCSAETAAIAEARTGTGFEFVDRAPGIELVPAGHVVGSRAAIIDLEDRPGGLGEDAVDDTTPRRYCYTGDFSIRDRCYLEGFDPHAVDADALIMETTYGLPKYRFAPQDELEAAITDWLRDNDDRPLFLFGYSLGRSQKLQWIAREATGDDGRDILISQSIHDVNRAIETATEGELAFPGERYDSLRGLTDEIVILPSNQARADWVETAVDREGGLKAGFSGWAVDDSFRYRGNYDVTFPLTDHCDFDELLETVRAIDPEIVYTTHGFDEAFADTLATEYGYRAQPLKQNQTTLEEFR from the coding sequence GTGACGGTACGGCGACGAGACGGAATTCATTTCGAACGCGAGCGCGACGAGCCGGGCGTCGTCGCCGACACTCGGAGCACTGTCGGCGCGATCAACGTGGTGAGCCATGCCCACGCCGACCACACCTTTCGAACGACGCCGGAGACGGTCGTCTGCTCGGCCGAAACCGCAGCGATCGCCGAAGCCCGAACGGGAACCGGATTCGAGTTCGTCGACCGGGCCCCCGGTATCGAACTCGTCCCAGCCGGCCACGTTGTCGGCTCGCGAGCGGCGATTATCGATCTCGAGGACAGGCCCGGAGGACTGGGCGAGGACGCAGTCGACGACACTACCCCGCGGCGCTACTGCTACACCGGCGACTTCTCGATTCGGGATCGGTGCTACCTCGAGGGATTCGATCCCCACGCCGTCGATGCGGACGCGCTCATCATGGAGACGACCTACGGCCTGCCAAAGTATCGATTTGCTCCACAGGACGAACTCGAGGCTGCGATCACGGACTGGCTCCGTGATAATGACGATCGGCCGCTCTTTCTGTTCGGCTACTCGCTTGGTCGCTCCCAGAAGCTCCAGTGGATCGCCCGCGAGGCGACCGGCGACGACGGCCGCGACATTCTGATTTCCCAGTCAATTCACGACGTGAACCGGGCCATCGAAACGGCGACCGAGGGCGAGCTCGCGTTTCCCGGCGAGCGCTACGACTCGCTTCGCGGGCTGACCGACGAAATCGTGATCCTCCCTTCAAATCAGGCACGCGCCGACTGGGTCGAGACGGCCGTCGACCGCGAGGGCGGACTGAAGGCAGGGTTCTCGGGGTGGGCCGTCGACGACTCCTTCCGCTATCGCGGGAACTATGACGTCACCTTCCCGCTCACCGATCACTGTGACTTCGACGAACTCCTCGAGACGGTCCGCGCGATCGACCCTGAGATCGTCTATACGACGCACGGCTTCGACGAGGCGTTCGCGGATACCCTCGCGACCGAATACGGCTATCGTGCACAGCCACTGAAGCAAAACCAAACCACGCTCGAGGAGTTCCGCTGA
- a CDS encoding FAD-dependent oxidoreductase, producing MSDQPRVEIYTKTDCPYCEKAKDLFDSKDIEYETYNVTGNDERFEEMIERADGRQTAPEVFIDDELIGGWDDTSALNETGELDEKLGIATENDDEIVEHRTLIIAGTGIAGLTAAIYAGRSNNEPLVIEGDEPGGQLTLTTDVANYPGFPEGIGGPELVNNMKEQATQFGADLKNGIIESVDDSSRPFRVELKDGDVYTADAVIAASGASARTLGIPGEDELMGYGLSTCATCDGAFFRGEDMLVVGGGDAAMEEATFLTKFADTVYIAHRREKFRAEDYWVDRVHEKVEDGDIEIMKNTELIEIHGSQAEGVDHVTLVENDQGHPTDRLDDPETEEFDFDVGAVFFAIGHTPNTDYLEDTGVEMDAEGYLKTTGGEGGGQTETHVPGIFGAGDVVDYHYQQAVTAAGMGSKAALDADEYLEDLERADSSAEEAEPATADD from the coding sequence ATGAGTGACCAGCCACGCGTCGAGATTTATACTAAGACCGACTGTCCCTATTGCGAGAAGGCCAAGGATCTCTTCGACAGCAAAGACATCGAATACGAGACTTACAACGTCACTGGCAACGACGAACGCTTCGAGGAGATGATCGAGCGTGCAGACGGTCGCCAGACTGCCCCGGAAGTATTCATCGACGATGAACTTATCGGCGGCTGGGACGACACCAGCGCACTCAACGAGACCGGTGAACTCGACGAGAAACTCGGAATCGCCACCGAAAACGACGATGAAATCGTCGAACACCGGACACTCATCATCGCCGGCACCGGCATCGCCGGGCTAACCGCCGCGATCTACGCCGGCCGCTCGAACAACGAGCCCCTGGTCATCGAGGGCGACGAACCCGGCGGCCAGCTCACGCTGACCACCGATGTCGCCAACTACCCCGGCTTCCCCGAGGGCATCGGTGGCCCCGAACTGGTCAACAACATGAAAGAGCAGGCCACACAGTTCGGTGCCGACCTGAAAAACGGTATCATCGAGTCCGTTGACGACTCGAGTCGACCGTTCCGTGTCGAACTGAAAGACGGCGATGTCTACACCGCCGACGCCGTCATCGCCGCCTCGGGTGCCAGCGCCCGCACGCTCGGCATCCCCGGCGAGGACGAACTCATGGGCTACGGTCTCTCGACGTGTGCGACCTGTGACGGCGCGTTCTTCCGCGGCGAGGACATGCTTGTTGTCGGCGGTGGCGACGCCGCCATGGAGGAAGCCACCTTCCTCACGAAGTTCGCTGACACCGTCTACATCGCCCACCGCCGTGAGAAGTTCCGCGCGGAGGACTACTGGGTCGACCGCGTCCACGAGAAGGTCGAGGACGGCGACATCGAGATCATGAAAAACACCGAACTGATCGAAATCCACGGCTCCCAAGCGGAGGGCGTCGACCACGTGACCCTCGTCGAAAACGATCAGGGCCACCCGACGGACCGCCTCGACGACCCCGAAACCGAGGAATTCGACTTCGACGTCGGAGCCGTCTTCTTCGCGATCGGTCACACCCCCAATACCGACTACCTCGAGGACACCGGCGTCGAGATGGACGCCGAGGGCTACCTGAAGACCACAGGCGGCGAGGGCGGCGGCCAGACCGAAACCCACGTCCCCGGCATCTTCGGTGCCGGCGACGTCGTCGACTACCACTACCAGCAGGCCGTTACCGCCGCCGGCATGGGTTCGAAAGCCGCACTGGATGCGGACGAGTACCTCGAGGATCTGGAGCGAGCCGACTCGAGCGCGGAAGAAGCGGAACCGGCCACGGCCGACGACTGA
- a CDS encoding BGTF surface domain-containing protein has translation MMVLSVFAMSASFAGAAAAQEASTADRALATTEVTSGETVEVTIDVAFDEETEFQIVDTIDEELDAEVTSGPGNVDGNDVTYNFVSALGTSTDQATVTYDVTVPETADAGTTYEFDGTVQSDTSVSIDGPSTLEVVEGDDSNEDDSNEDDSNEDDSSSADHVFDTPNDLGEVSVVWAGQSVEVHGLDENSDIALREDLEDGDRLEEELSTDSNGVVEFDTDSLDGEYFLEGAGADASSTTFEVATQELNVEFDEDEAENDEAVDIEFDSNRGTYAVNVSSDSLDADELAAIFNTEENDFDVDATVDDDEEIIQISNINDGTFSADFDDVDTGSYDFDFQSTDTEAEANASIDVVEAAEGEVEFDSSDMFETRSNTAEITVNLEDTDSGYLKVGDEGTSNYEVYLELVDDNDDGVVTVEMDTTKAHHANGDAFSAANDDDAVNFEEEVASPDGELEAGEYELATSLDFEAGNTDAFADEEIDSAYLTLQDREGLSGDALITQTVPASDDLDTDDDENLGDLEDTTITSTNTIADGDKLLATLETDGLHTYFEKGDSFSDVNDQLESNDSLNLSIAEEDSAPNADPVKWNTNGVDADNQIAEHVTVVEANQTLGHVVFAIDYQAINNDDDLDDLSIDESYDVTFAVDDEFEYASEDAEDNEEATTAFDLEDREFELDSSNEELPASATATVTGDTNVAPGTEVSDRLRSPGNFTQSNSADVASDGSFEISHDLSEYSAGIDYTLSAEEDVSAEDDLEGTTIPADELQSFDYDVTTAPSNPTVGDNVTATITVENPNADQPKSEDVEFVFNGDTLYDETVELNGSGSDTISVELLENAEKGDYEWDLFVNGESREDGSLSVAEEDTSDGGSEDGGSEDGGSEDGGSEDGGSEDGGSEDGGSEDGGSEDGGSDETPGFGVGVALVALLGAAMLALRRQN, from the coding sequence ATGATGGTGCTCTCTGTGTTCGCGATGTCCGCCAGTTTCGCTGGCGCTGCCGCAGCACAGGAAGCCTCCACGGCCGATCGCGCACTCGCGACGACTGAAGTCACGAGCGGCGAGACGGTCGAAGTTACGATTGATGTAGCGTTCGACGAAGAAACAGAGTTCCAGATCGTTGATACGATCGACGAAGAGCTGGATGCCGAAGTTACCAGCGGTCCTGGTAACGTCGACGGTAACGATGTTACCTATAACTTCGTTAGTGCTCTCGGTACCTCGACGGATCAGGCTACAGTCACGTACGACGTGACTGTTCCTGAAACCGCCGACGCTGGAACCACCTACGAATTCGATGGTACCGTCCAGTCGGATACGTCCGTTTCCATTGACGGACCTAGTACCCTCGAAGTCGTCGAAGGCGACGACTCCAACGAGGACGACTCCAACGAGGACGACTCCAACGAGGATGACTCGAGCAGCGCCGATCATGTCTTCGACACCCCGAACGACCTCGGTGAAGTCTCCGTTGTTTGGGCGGGTCAGTCCGTCGAAGTTCACGGCCTAGACGAGAATTCAGACATCGCGCTCCGCGAGGATCTGGAAGACGGTGACAGACTCGAAGAAGAGCTTAGCACCGACTCCAATGGTGTCGTCGAGTTCGACACTGACAGCCTCGACGGCGAATACTTCCTTGAGGGTGCGGGAGCAGACGCTAGTTCCACCACCTTCGAAGTGGCGACCCAGGAACTCAACGTAGAGTTCGATGAGGATGAGGCCGAGAACGACGAAGCAGTCGACATCGAGTTTGACTCCAACCGCGGCACGTACGCGGTGAACGTTAGCTCCGACAGCCTGGACGCTGACGAGCTCGCAGCCATCTTCAACACCGAAGAGAACGACTTCGACGTTGACGCGACGGTCGATGATGACGAAGAGATCATCCAGATCTCGAACATCAACGACGGAACGTTCAGCGCTGACTTCGACGACGTCGACACTGGCTCGTACGACTTCGACTTCCAGTCGACTGACACCGAAGCCGAAGCGAACGCAAGCATCGACGTGGTCGAGGCGGCTGAAGGCGAAGTCGAGTTCGACTCCTCCGACATGTTCGAAACGCGAAGTAACACTGCCGAAATCACCGTCAACCTCGAGGATACCGACAGCGGCTACCTCAAGGTCGGTGACGAGGGAACCTCGAACTACGAAGTGTACCTCGAACTCGTCGACGATAACGACGACGGCGTCGTAACCGTCGAGATGGACACTACCAAGGCCCACCACGCGAACGGTGACGCCTTCTCGGCTGCTAATGACGACGATGCCGTTAACTTCGAGGAAGAAGTGGCTTCCCCAGACGGGGAACTCGAAGCCGGTGAATACGAACTCGCTACCTCGCTCGACTTCGAAGCAGGTAACACTGACGCCTTCGCAGATGAAGAGATTGACAGTGCATACCTGACGCTCCAAGACCGAGAGGGTCTCAGCGGGGACGCGCTCATCACGCAGACTGTTCCTGCAAGTGATGACTTAGACACCGACGACGACGAGAATCTCGGCGATCTCGAGGACACGACCATCACCAGCACCAACACGATCGCAGACGGTGACAAGCTGCTGGCCACCCTCGAGACCGACGGTCTCCACACGTACTTCGAGAAGGGAGACTCGTTCAGCGATGTCAACGACCAACTCGAAAGTAACGACAGTCTCAACCTGAGTATCGCAGAGGAAGACTCGGCACCGAACGCTGACCCGGTCAAGTGGAACACCAACGGTGTCGACGCTGACAACCAGATTGCCGAACACGTGACGGTTGTCGAGGCTAACCAGACCCTCGGGCACGTCGTGTTCGCTATCGATTATCAGGCGATTAACAACGACGACGACCTTGACGACCTCTCGATCGACGAGAGCTACGATGTCACCTTCGCTGTCGACGACGAGTTCGAGTACGCCAGCGAAGATGCCGAGGACAACGAAGAGGCAACCACAGCGTTCGATCTCGAAGACCGTGAATTCGAGCTCGACAGCAGCAACGAAGAGCTGCCTGCCTCCGCGACGGCGACTGTGACCGGTGACACCAACGTCGCACCTGGCACGGAAGTCAGCGACCGACTCCGTTCGCCCGGTAACTTCACGCAGTCCAACTCCGCAGACGTTGCCAGTGACGGCTCCTTCGAGATCAGTCACGATCTCAGCGAGTACAGCGCTGGCATCGACTACACGCTCAGCGCCGAGGAAGACGTTAGCGCTGAAGACGACCTCGAAGGCACGACGATCCCGGCCGACGAGCTCCAGTCCTTCGACTACGACGTGACCACTGCCCCGTCCAATCCGACGGTCGGTGACAACGTCACTGCAACGATCACTGTTGAGAACCCCAACGCCGACCAACCCAAGTCCGAAGACGTTGAGTTCGTCTTCAACGGAGATACGCTCTACGATGAGACCGTTGAACTCAACGGAAGCGGCTCCGACACGATCAGTGTCGAACTCCTCGAAAACGCTGAGAAAGGCGACTACGAGTGGGACCTCTTCGTGAACGGTGAAAGCAGAGAGGACGGCTCGCTGTCGGTCGCCGAAGAGGATACCTCTGACGGCGGCTCCGAGGACGGCGGCTCCGAGGATGGCGGCTCCGAGGACGGCGGCTCCGAGGACGGCGGCTCCGAGGACGGCGGCTCCGAGGACGGCGGCTCCGAGGACGGCGGCTCCGAGGACGGCGGCTCTGACGAGACGCCCGGCTTCGGTGTCGGCGTCGCACTCGTCGCTCTGCTCGGCGCAGCCATGCTGGCACTCCGACGCCAGAACTAA
- a CDS encoding UPF0058 family protein yields the protein MKKQELIHLHGLLAEVSNQCAAWENCQIDLEEYESRGIRPTSIHKSKTDHKAAVFALAGGITKNMREEEQETVAATAD from the coding sequence ATGAAGAAGCAGGAGCTCATTCACCTTCACGGCCTTCTCGCGGAGGTATCCAATCAGTGTGCAGCATGGGAAAACTGTCAGATCGATCTCGAAGAATACGAGTCACGGGGTATTCGACCGACATCGATCCACAAATCGAAAACCGACCACAAGGCCGCTGTTTTTGCGCTTGCCGGGGGAATTACGAAGAACATGCGGGAAGAAGAGCAGGAAACAGTCGCAGCAACTGCGGACTAA